A stretch of the Bacillus sp. FJAT-18017 genome encodes the following:
- a CDS encoding M20/M25/M40 family metallo-hydrolase, whose amino-acid sequence MINHERLLNEFLELVQIDSETKFEAKIAEVLKKKFTELGLDVFEDDTTAVTGHGAGNLICTLPATKDGVDSIYFTSHMDTVTPGNGVKPSIKNGYVVTDGTTILGADDKAGLAAMFELIRVLKEQNIPHGEIQFIITVGEESGLMGAKALDPSKITAKYGYALDSDGLVGNVVVAAPTQARIEAVVYGKTAHAGVAPEKGVSAITIAAKAIARMPLGRIDSETTANIGRFAGGQATNIVADRVDILAEARSLVADKMEAQAAKMKEAFESVASEMGGRAEVNVTVMYPGFKFGEGDHVVEVARKAAAKIGRSCELQQSGGGSDANVIAGFGIPTVNLAVGYEDIHTTNERMPVEELGKLAEMTLAIVEEVAK is encoded by the coding sequence ATGATTAACCATGAGCGCTTATTGAATGAGTTCCTGGAACTTGTTCAAATCGATTCAGAAACAAAATTTGAAGCAAAAATTGCAGAAGTCCTAAAGAAAAAATTTACCGAGCTCGGTCTCGATGTTTTTGAAGATGATACTACGGCCGTTACAGGGCATGGTGCGGGCAATCTGATTTGTACGCTTCCTGCAACGAAGGATGGGGTTGATTCAATTTACTTCACCAGCCATATGGACACAGTGACTCCTGGGAATGGCGTGAAGCCTTCCATCAAGAATGGATATGTTGTTACAGATGGCACAACCATTCTCGGTGCAGACGACAAGGCTGGGCTTGCAGCGATGTTCGAATTGATTCGTGTCCTGAAGGAGCAGAACATTCCGCATGGGGAAATACAATTCATTATTACAGTTGGCGAAGAATCTGGCCTTATGGGTGCCAAAGCTTTAGATCCTTCAAAAATCACCGCTAAATACGGTTACGCACTTGATAGCGATGGCCTCGTCGGCAATGTCGTTGTTGCCGCGCCTACACAGGCCCGGATTGAAGCAGTTGTTTATGGGAAGACTGCACATGCAGGTGTCGCACCTGAAAAGGGTGTCTCTGCTATTACAATTGCTGCGAAAGCCATTGCCAGGATGCCTTTGGGCAGGATTGACAGTGAAACCACAGCAAATATCGGGCGGTTTGCCGGCGGCCAGGCTACGAACATTGTTGCTGACCGTGTTGATATTTTGGCTGAAGCACGATCCCTTGTGGCAGATAAAATGGAAGCACAGGCAGCGAAAATGAAAGAAGCCTTTGAATCGGTCGCATCAGAAATGGGCGGCAGAGCCGAAGTGAATGTTACGGTCATGTATCCTGGCTTCAAATTCGGTGAAGGTGACCATGTTGTCGAAGTAGCCAGGAAAGCAGCAGCAAAAATTGGCCGCAGCTGTGAACTCCAGCAAAGCGGCGGGGGCAGTGATGCCAACGTAATAGCTGGATTCGGAATACCGACCGTCAACCTGGCAGTTGGCTATGAGGATATCCATACAACAAACGAACGGATGCCGGTTGAAGAGCTTGGCAAACTGGCTGAAATGACCCTTGCCATTGTTGAGGAAGTTGCGAAGTAA
- a CDS encoding DNA polymerase IV, with translation MREMYPKKGRVILHVDMNSFYASVEMAHDPSLKGKPLAIAGNPEERRGIIVTCSYEARKMGIKTTMPLWEAKKICPQLIVMRPNFDRYRTASTAMFEILAQFTELVEPVSIDEGYLDITGSHELGSPLEIAHSIQKRIMAQLDLPCSIGVAPNKFLAKTASDMKKPLGITVLRKRDIPAVLWPRPVGDMHGIGAKTAEKLNGIGIQTIGDLAGGNDIQLKMLLGINGTRLKDRANGIDARPVDPDSVSDFKSIGNSTTLPRDMTNQHELFKVFEGLADKVATRLKRKKVVANSLAITIRYKDRKTINRGRKLRNPVSSKEDILQLAKQLFMSNWNGNPVRLLGITGSDLADIDGIVTQLDLFSYEKEARKEPLFKTLSELKDKYGKNIITNAGSKADLDANKGTQTSFNKDFLRGFKPGQDDNK, from the coding sequence GTGAGGGAAATGTACCCGAAAAAGGGACGGGTTATTTTACATGTGGATATGAATAGCTTTTATGCATCGGTTGAAATGGCGCATGATCCGTCTTTGAAGGGGAAGCCGCTTGCCATCGCTGGAAATCCTGAAGAAAGGCGAGGCATTATTGTCACCTGCAGCTATGAAGCACGGAAAATGGGAATCAAGACAACAATGCCACTCTGGGAAGCCAAAAAGATTTGCCCGCAATTGATTGTGATGAGACCGAATTTTGATCGATACAGGACTGCATCGACTGCCATGTTCGAGATACTTGCCCAATTCACCGAACTGGTTGAACCTGTCTCAATCGATGAAGGATATTTGGATATTACAGGAAGCCATGAGCTGGGCAGCCCACTCGAAATAGCCCACAGCATCCAGAAACGAATCATGGCACAGCTCGATCTGCCATGCAGCATCGGGGTAGCGCCAAATAAATTCCTTGCCAAAACAGCTTCCGATATGAAAAAACCGCTCGGGATTACAGTTCTAAGAAAGCGGGATATTCCTGCCGTTCTGTGGCCTCGCCCTGTAGGGGACATGCACGGCATTGGGGCAAAAACTGCAGAGAAATTGAACGGAATTGGCATACAAACAATTGGGGATCTCGCTGGCGGTAATGACATACAATTGAAGATGCTGCTTGGAATAAATGGGACCAGACTAAAGGATAGAGCCAATGGAATTGATGCTCGCCCGGTTGACCCAGATTCTGTTTCGGATTTTAAAAGTATAGGGAATTCCACGACCCTTCCGAGGGATATGACCAATCAGCACGAGTTGTTCAAGGTATTTGAAGGGCTGGCCGATAAAGTGGCAACACGACTAAAACGAAAGAAGGTTGTTGCTAATTCTTTGGCAATCACGATTCGGTACAAGGACCGCAAAACGATAAATCGCGGCCGTAAACTAAGGAACCCTGTCAGCTCTAAGGAAGATATCCTGCAGCTGGCCAAGCAGCTTTTTATGAGCAATTGGAACGGCAACCCGGTCAGGCTGCTGGGGATTACAGGTTCAGATTTGGCAGATATCGATGGTATTGTAACCCAACTGGATTTATTTTCTTATGAAAAAGAAGCAAGGAAGGAGCCATTATTCAAGACTCTTTCTGAATTGAAGGACAAATATGGAAAAAACATAATTACCAATGCCGGAAGCAAAGCCGATCTCGATGCCAACAAGGGAACCCAAACAAGTTTTAATAAAGATTTTCTTCGGGGTTTTAAGCCTGGACAGGATGATAATAAATAA